One segment of Polyangiaceae bacterium DNA contains the following:
- a CDS encoding adenylate/guanylate cyclase domain-containing protein gives MLDRIKERMNARERLSDEIRAILEKQEMAAERAVNYVRGGFTAFALSAVVFVVPDAQTPTSTKIYTFMLGSWLIYACVLFFFLRRRDLYYRRLKYLSITVDMTLMQISAIGSLFNHSGIYEVYRTPMIWVVIALFNVMASLRYSVAACLYSAALVVINNAIFLPIAIKVANPPLVSHSVYLGEGLCLDDVVYTIIFTATSGVFAAVIAWNSRRLILQSASDSLSRERLVQDRDRLAKYFSKDVVDLVLNNPESLGQGGQRMTATVLFADIRNFTQLSTVMQPEQVVELLNRYFSTMVDIIFKNGGTLDKFLGDGLMALFGVPYPIEKPEERAVRTALEMLDALTEMNRELEAKGMLRLDIGVGINAGPVVAGNIGSSQRHEYTVIGDTVNLAARLEALNKETRTQILVSASIHNAIKNSFRTRQLGPLRIRGKPEPIEVFAVMPTDADLDATPASMIPASSSFI, from the coding sequence GTGCTCGACCGCATAAAAGAACGAATGAACGCGCGGGAACGGCTCTCCGACGAGATCCGGGCCATCCTCGAAAAGCAAGAGATGGCTGCCGAGCGGGCGGTGAACTATGTGCGCGGAGGCTTCACCGCGTTCGCGCTCAGCGCCGTGGTGTTCGTGGTCCCGGACGCGCAAACGCCGACGTCCACGAAGATTTACACGTTCATGCTCGGGTCCTGGCTCATTTATGCCTGCGTCCTGTTCTTCTTTTTACGGCGTCGAGATCTCTACTACCGCCGCCTCAAGTACCTATCGATCACCGTGGATATGACGCTGATGCAGATCAGCGCCATTGGTTCGCTCTTCAACCATTCGGGCATCTACGAAGTCTATCGAACGCCGATGATTTGGGTCGTCATCGCGCTCTTCAACGTGATGGCGAGCTTGCGCTACAGCGTCGCTGCATGTCTGTACTCGGCCGCGCTCGTGGTGATCAACAACGCGATATTTTTGCCCATCGCCATCAAAGTTGCGAATCCGCCCCTCGTCAGCCACTCGGTCTACCTGGGCGAAGGGCTGTGCCTCGACGACGTCGTCTACACGATCATCTTTACGGCCACGAGCGGCGTGTTTGCCGCCGTCATTGCGTGGAACTCACGCAGACTCATCTTGCAGTCGGCCAGCGATTCGCTCTCCCGTGAGCGCCTCGTGCAGGACCGCGATCGGCTCGCGAAGTACTTCTCCAAAGACGTCGTCGACCTGGTGCTGAACAACCCCGAAAGCTTGGGTCAAGGCGGCCAACGCATGACGGCCACGGTGCTGTTCGCGGACATTCGCAACTTCACGCAACTGTCGACCGTCATGCAGCCCGAGCAGGTCGTCGAGCTGCTCAACCGGTACTTCTCGACGATGGTCGACATCATCTTCAAGAACGGCGGAACGCTCGACAAGTTCCTGGGTGACGGGCTCATGGCGCTCTTCGGCGTGCCCTACCCCATCGAGAAGCCCGAAGAACGGGCCGTGCGTACGGCGCTCGAGATGCTCGATGCGCTGACCGAAATGAACCGTGAGCTCGAGGCGAAGGGCATGTTGCGACTCGACATCGGCGTGGGCATCAACGCGGGGCCGGTCGTCGCAGGAAACATCGGCTCGTCGCAACGTCACGAGTACACGGTCATCGGCGACACGGTGAACTTGGCCGCGCGCCTCGAAGCGCTCAACAAAGAAACGCGAACGCAGATCCTCGTTTCTGCGTCGATTCACAACGCGATCAAGAATTCGTTCCGCACGCGACAGCTCGGACCCCTGCGTATCCGCGGCAAACCCGAGCCCATCGAGGTCTTTGCCGTCATGCCCACGGACGCCGATCTCGACGCCACACCTGCATCCATGATCCCCGCGTCGTCGAGCTTCATTTGA
- a CDS encoding VanW family protein, translated as MWRLVACSFVTLTAAGGAYGAAREILPADGQVAKGVRIGGVEVSAGSAETIVESRARALLDRRLTLTLGANVVLETTYAELGATIDTDGIAKRIASVGREGEWLDRVVDALEARRGTIDVPISIRLPIEPLAERLERLKEETDTSPRGARFDFATGKPTADVPGRYVDLYAAASAIERAAQSTESRVVIPMFEISPRASSAVVARIDKSKVLATYSTRYGYVGGQAGRAQNVVRAAAGVDGVVLLPGEMMSFNEEVGPRSEENGFTTAPEIYKGEMREGIGGGTCQVASTLHAAAYLGGFDVVDRINHSRPSGYIPMGLDATVVYPHVDLKVRNPYPFPIVIHAIAEKGSLTMEIRGNGSTDAVEWTTATIGVSPYKRKIEEHAGLAEGKTIVKQKGIRGYRIRKTRIIRPLNGEARVEEKTDVYPPTFEIFMVPPGTDPAALPPLPSDETNAKPTELSQG; from the coding sequence ATGTGGCGCCTCGTTGCTTGCTCGTTCGTCACGCTGACCGCCGCGGGCGGAGCCTATGGGGCCGCTCGCGAGATCCTGCCCGCCGACGGCCAAGTTGCCAAAGGCGTTCGTATTGGCGGCGTCGAGGTATCCGCAGGATCTGCGGAGACGATCGTCGAATCGCGAGCACGCGCGCTGCTCGATCGCCGCCTCACCCTGACACTCGGCGCAAATGTGGTGCTCGAAACGACGTACGCCGAATTGGGAGCCACCATCGATACGGACGGCATTGCAAAAAGGATTGCGTCCGTGGGTCGCGAAGGAGAATGGCTCGACCGCGTCGTGGATGCGCTGGAAGCTCGCAGAGGAACCATTGACGTTCCGATTTCCATTCGATTGCCCATCGAGCCATTGGCAGAGCGTCTCGAACGGCTGAAGGAAGAAACGGATACGTCGCCCCGCGGCGCTCGATTCGATTTTGCGACGGGAAAACCCACGGCGGACGTACCGGGTCGATACGTCGATCTGTATGCTGCGGCATCGGCCATTGAACGGGCAGCCCAATCGACCGAATCGCGGGTCGTGATTCCGATGTTCGAGATTTCGCCGCGCGCATCGTCGGCGGTGGTCGCCAGGATCGACAAGTCGAAGGTGCTGGCGACGTATTCGACGCGTTATGGGTATGTCGGCGGGCAAGCGGGACGCGCGCAAAATGTGGTACGAGCGGCCGCTGGAGTCGACGGCGTGGTGCTCTTGCCGGGCGAAATGATGAGTTTCAATGAGGAGGTCGGTCCGCGCAGCGAGGAGAATGGTTTTACCACGGCCCCGGAAATCTACAAAGGTGAAATGCGCGAAGGCATTGGTGGCGGCACGTGTCAGGTCGCGAGCACGCTACATGCGGCCGCATATCTCGGAGGTTTCGACGTCGTCGATCGGATCAATCATTCACGCCCGAGCGGCTACATTCCGATGGGCCTCGATGCAACGGTCGTCTATCCGCACGTCGATTTGAAAGTTCGTAATCCGTACCCCTTTCCCATCGTCATCCATGCCATTGCGGAAAAAGGCAGTTTGACAATGGAGATTCGTGGCAATGGCAGCACCGATGCCGTGGAATGGACCACGGCGACGATCGGCGTTTCCCCATACAAGCGCAAAATCGAAGAACACGCGGGTCTTGCCGAGGGGAAAACCATCGTCAAGCAGAAGGGCATTCGAGGTTATCGCATTCGAAAAACGCGCATCATTCGCCCATTGAATGGAGAAGCGCGTGTCGAAGAAAAAACGGACGTGTATCCGCCGACGTTCGAGATCTTCATGGTCCCACCAGGTACGGATCCCGCCGCCTTGCCGCCATTGCCATCGGACGAGACAAACGCGAAACCGACCGAGCTGAGCCAAGGTTGA